The sequence below is a genomic window from Nitrososphaerota archaeon.
AACGGTCACTTTTTTGTTTGGATGTACAAGATTGTCGACCGGATATTGGCTCAGAGCGCTCAGATGGGCGCGCTTCCACTGCTTTACGCGGCTACAGCTGAGGATGTGCGCGGAGGCGACTACATAGGCCCTGACGGCTTAGGTGGGTGGAGAGGCTATCCAAAGAAGACGAAGTCAAATAAGAAATCTCATGATGAGGAATCAGCGAAGCAACTTTGGGATATCTCCACCGAGCTTACCAAAGTGCAATACCCTATTCTACGGTAGATAATCGTGAAGTGAAAGCGCGCTTTCTCGAATGTGGATCGGCGAGAACGACCTCTATTTGCGGCTAAAGTAGGCTTGCTTGCTAGTGCAGCGTGTTTCAGGCTTACTTGAGCCCTTAGAAAAATTAATAATCCTCCTCGGAGTCGGTTGAGTGTGCCTGACCCTAAACAAGCGAAGTTCATATTTGTGACTGGTGGTGTCATGTCCGGTCTAGGCAAGGGCGTGACCTCTGCCTCTATAGCAAAGCTTCTCCAGAATACTGGTCTCAAGGTATCCTGCGTCAAGGTTGACCCGTATCTAAACGTGGACGCCGGAACTATGAATCCTTTGATCCACGGCGAGGTATTCGTTACTGACGATGGGGGTGAGACCGATATGGATATCGGCACCTACGAGCGGTTCCTGAACCAGAATCTCTCTAGGGAGCATAATATTACTACCGGTCAAATCTATCTTGAAGTGATTAACCGGGAGCGCAAAGGCGATTATTTGGGTCGCTGCGTCCAGATTATCCCGAACATTACTGATGCGATTAAGAGGAGTATCCGTCGGCTGGCTCAGAAGACCGAGGTCGATGTTCTGCTTGTTGAGTGCGGCGGCACCGTCGGCGATATTGAAAGTCTGCCGTTCCTTGAAGCGTTTAGGCAGATGCGGCTTCAGGATGGTGTGGAGAACACGTTGTTTGTCCATGTTACGTTGGCGCCGATGCTTGACATGGTTGGGGAGCAGAAAACAAAGCCGACTCAGCATAGTGTTCAGGAGCTTAGGCGCATCGGTATTCAGCCTGACGTGCTTGTCGTCCGCGCCCATATGCCTTTGACTAAAGAGTCTAAGGACAAGATTTCTCTCTTCGCTAATGTTCCGTTAAAGAACGTCGTCTCAAACCCTGATGTGAAGACCATCTACATGGTGCCGCAGGTCTTAGCGTCCGAAGGGGTTCTGCAGCCTGTTTGCGAACATCTTCGCCTAGGTGAGCGGCAGATTGCATGGGACTCCTGGAAGAAGGTGGTGGATTCACTGACTAACACCTCGAGGGATCTTAATGTCGCGATGGTTGGAAAGTATGTGGCACTTGCAGACAGCTATGTCAGCGTGAATGAAGCGCTCTTGCATGCTGCTGCTGAACAGGGTCTCCGCGCGCGTGTAGACTGGGTTGAAGCGGAGAAGTTCGAAGCAAACCCTGAGTCGGTGAGTCTTCTCTCAAAATATGATGCGATAATTATTCCAGGCGGCTTCGGTAAACGAGGTAGTGAAGGAAAAGTTGCAGCAGCTAACTATGCACGGCTGAACAATATTCCTTATCTGGGGCTCTGCTTCGGCTTCCAGTTAGCATTAGTCTCGTTCGCGCGGCACGCTTGCGGTCTTGAAGGCGCAAACTCAACGGAGCTTGATTCTGATACTTCCCATCCCGTGATTGATCTTCTCCCGGAGCAGAAGGGTGTTCGGGATATGGGTGCGACGATGAGGTTAGGCGGCATCGATGTAGAATTAGTGGAGGGGACTGTCGCAAAACGACTCTACGGTCAGTCAACTATCAGGGAGCGTCACCGCCACCGTTTTGAGTTCAACCAAGCATATCGGAAGAAGTTTGAAGCGCAGGGAATGGTCTTCTCCGGCAGCAGCGATCACGGTAGAAGAATCGAGGTGTTAGAGATTCCGTCTCATCTGTACTATGTGGCGGTTCAGTACCATCCCGAGTTCTTAAGTCGACCAGGAATACCTGAGCCGGTCTTCAGAGGCTTAATCTCAGCAGCCGTTGAGAAGTATCAGGCACGTATCCCTGCGTCTGCCTGATCACCGGTTAGCCGCCAGAGCTCATCTATCACAACGGCGTCAGCCTCCTCAATTGAGCCGTTGGGCTTGACCAGTTTCTTGCCTTGACCACCGAATCTTCCAATTACTGTTCCACGTATACCGTTGCTGCTAAGCTCCTTCAAAACAGAGTTTACTTTACTCTGCTCTACCGCGGCCAAGAGGCACCCTGAACCAACCAGTCGAGTCGGATCAGCATTAAGATCTCTGCAGATTACGGCGGTTTCGTACGCGACCGGAATGTCCTTCAGGTTTAATGTGAAGCCGAGGCCTGAGGCTAAAGCCATCTCGTAAACGGCTTCGATGACACCCCCCTCTGTCGCATCATGCATAGCATGAACTTTTCCTGTTGAGTAGAGGACTGAGGCGTCTTTGACGACACTAATCTGTCTCATCATTTGTGCTGCCTTCTCCAAGGTTTCTTGATTGATTGCTTTCAACTGGTTTCGGAAGGTTCTGGCGAGGATGGATGTTCCTTCGATGCCTGCGGTCTTGGTCATCAATATGGCATCCCCAGCTTCGGCATCTCCTGCTGTAACGTATCTTTCGGTTACACTTATGGCTGTTATGACCACCATTACTCTTTTCAGCCCTGGAGTCACCTCGCTGTGACCGCCTACGATTGTCACACCGATTTCTTTTGCTGCCTCACTGATCTGCTGAGCCACCTCTCTAACGAGGTTTTCATCCGCTCCCTCGGGTAGGAGGATAACTGAGTCCAGAAACATCGGTTTAGCTCCGCTTGTCGCCACATCGTTAGCGTTAACGTTAACAGCGTACCATCCTATGTCCTTC
It includes:
- a CDS encoding CTP synthase, whose amino-acid sequence is MSGLGKGVTSASIAKLLQNTGLKVSCVKVDPYLNVDAGTMNPLIHGEVFVTDDGGETDMDIGTYERFLNQNLSREHNITTGQIYLEVINRERKGDYLGRCVQIIPNITDAIKRSIRRLAQKTEVDVLLVECGGTVGDIESLPFLEAFRQMRLQDGVENTLFVHVTLAPMLDMVGEQKTKPTQHSVQELRRIGIQPDVLVVRAHMPLTKESKDKISLFANVPLKNVVSNPDVKTIYMVPQVLASEGVLQPVCEHLRLGERQIAWDSWKKVVDSLTNTSRDLNVAMVGKYVALADSYVSVNEALLHAAAEQGLRARVDWVEAEKFEANPESVSLLSKYDAIIIPGGFGKRGSEGKVAAANYARLNNIPYLGLCFGFQLALVSFARHACGLEGANSTELDSDTSHPVIDLLPEQKGVRDMGATMRLGGIDVELVEGTVAKRLYGQSTIRERHRHRFEFNQAYRKKFEAQGMVFSGSSDHGRRIEVLEIPSHLYYVAVQYHPEFLSRPGIPEPVFRGLISAAVEKYQARIPASA
- a CDS encoding AIR synthase family protein, with the translated sequence MKRLPLGKVPLEVLQHNILPFKGQTSPDVEVGPGVGIDFAAVRLNDQQYLIVSSDPITGVEKDIGWYAVNVNANDVATSGAKPMFLDSVILLPEGADENLVREVAQQISEAAKEIGVTIVGGHSEVTPGLKRVMVVITAISVTERYVTAGDAEAGDAILMTKTAGIEGTSILARTFRNQLKAINQETLEKAAQMMRQISVVKDASVLYSTGKVHAMHDATEGGVIEAVYEMALASGLGFTLNLKDIPVAYETAVICRDLNADPTRLVGSGCLLAAVEQSKVNSVLKELSSNGIRGTVIGRFGGQGKKLVKPNGSIEEADAVVIDELWRLTGDQADAGIRA